ggtcaatATGTTTCAATGACATTGTTTAATCTTCACTATGCCAGATTCATTACTCCATATATAAAACTGGGATGAgacaaatttatgttttttttctgttattgtgaCGGGAACCAATAATAATGTGGCTAGGAAAAGAAACACACAGTGAAAACTGTAGGGGTAGAAAAGTGGCTTTGTAAAGTAAAAGGGCAATGTAAAAGTGCTCTGCTTACCTTGTGATCACTGAAAAAGTATTATCTAACATCCATGGTCAGTGTTTCCTTGCAGAGGGAGTCTTTATTGACTGCTTCAGAAACACCTTACAACCTTTAGAAAGATCCCTGTTTGGGAAAGGTTGTTCTAGGCTCTGTTGAAGAGGTCAGTTTACAAAGATGAACAGCTAAAACTGAGATTTTTCACTCTGGAATGGAGCAATTCCTTTCCTGTTCTTTTCAGATAGGTCATTTGAATGTGCAATTAGACAGAGGAGGCCAGAGGCCAAGCAGCTTTTGCATAATGTTCTGGGCCTCTTCAGTTATAATTACAACCTGTATTGTATTTTCCCGATTTTTTGGACACcctgtattaaccacctgggcgttaaacccgacatagttcggggtaaaaacacttgcaaaaagtgttaaacccgaacttttcccaggtggttaaaaatataaacaaacaatgtattgcaatccgattgtcatacattgtatgacaatcggattacaactgtgagaaaatacttacccggtccccgcagctcctccagacacgtcttctctcttccttcttctcccggtgagtgcagtgacgatgaTGAGGGAGGCAGTCGGTGCctccggtgacgtcggtgcgggaggcagggcgggaaattcaaatcactttttgtattgaacgcaatacaaaaaagctgtattgagtccaatacaaagaaatccagGGGCGTCCATTATAAAATTTCTTGGGGCACCCATTGGTTTACATGTACAATAGGTCACTGAGTGAAATCTTTTTGCCAATGCCAGAATCAATCATAAAAATCACAgatatttcataaaaatgatCACTTAGGCACATATTACCTCATATAAAATAATCCCAACAGCATTaccattcaaaatgtttttttattgtaattaggATAGGAATGTAACAGAAACAACTACATAGGCGTATCTTATAAGCATCAACTGCACAGTTTGGTCTGAAGTGTACTTTTGGTTTACCTTAATATGAACAACaaattacagatataaaaatgtgCTTAACAAACTAGAAAATGGAAGCTCAATTAATCAGCTAATTACAgttcaggtgcatcaaaacaaaaaatgtttaaagtcaatttgttttctttagaaagcatcCACAttctgagtagaaaagcctggcACCTGCCACCATGTTTGatttacaaattctttttttagtgcGCAAAACTCATGTTGTCTGCAGATTGGGAAATTCTAGCTCTGACTCAATAGGGGAAGGGGGGCGCATGAGAGTAATTTTAGTGCAATGCCATTTAAAAATTGCTCAGATAAAAATCTGTATGTTTGTACTAATCATTGATGAACTGAAACTTTAGAATGTTGCCATCTAAAGAAAATTGTTGTAATACACAAgaagaatttattatatttttaaagtgtaggTCCACACAATAAAACATGTAGCCCTACTTTTAAAGGCAGCTTCACAGCAACAATGAAAATGCTTATAAGGTGTAGAAATATTTGGTACCCCACaattaaagaaaactaaattaGGGACAAAATCAAAAAACAAGTAACCTGTAAATGAATTTCAATGAAAGGTGAAGCAAGAACCCACCAATTTTCTGTAACCTTAAGACCTACTTGCATTTACCAAGTATTGCCCGTGTTATTTCTATAATTTACAAACGTCTGATGCCACATCCACTAGTCAATGGTCTGGAAGAAGTCATCTCaggaaaagaatatttttcctattAACTGGGGTcatatacagaaaatgaaaactcaatggatgttttaacttttttccacCAACTAAAACCAAGCAAAAATCTTTGGCTGGAGTTTGACTAACTGTTAAAAGATGAAGGGGATGACTAAGCTATATCTGCAGAGAATTCAAAAACCACTTTAACTGCTTCCTTTAAAATTAAGCAACCTGAAATTTGCAATAAGGCTATATTTTACACACTTTCCTTCAACCCCTCCCATATAGCCTTTAAGATTGCAGCAGCAGCTTTGGCTCCAGGATCTGGCCGGTTGAGAGTGGAAGATCCAATGTAACTGGCTCTGCCTGCTCCAGCTGTCATGTGTTTTGTGTCTTCTGCAGCATCAGAAGCCCTCTAATAAAGAGTATGTCATTAGGTGACCACAGTACATTACCAGAGTTTTCAATATACAATATGTACCTGCTTATAATTTTACCTTAACACCACTGCCAAGGATCTCCAATACATTAGAACCGGGCTCTTTAAGAGATTTGAGGACACTGTTTGCAGCACACAGAGAATCTagctacaatacaaaaaataatgtaatttatgttcAGAGAAATCACAAAATagctgaaaatgttcttaccaTTGTCCTGTCTCCAACATCTGCTCCTCCATATctaaatcgaaaaaaaaaataactaatcaGTGCACTGCAGTCCACAGTAGATCTTCAATTTtattctacagcagtgtttctcaagccgGTAgagatcctccagaggttgctaggggttccttgagcaataagcaattgtgccttttaggtcagtttaagtgacaccaataatctttttggctatctgtaatggcaGCATTCTTCTACTGGGCACCACCCTAGAGTATAcggagctgtagatataataaatatagaaaaggtAAAGACCtagaagacctaaaagttatttcaagggggcTGCCTTATAGGATGGGGACAGAAATCCATCAAGAAACTTGGTGCTGATGCATGGATAGGCCCCACAGTACCATAGCTTACAGATACAGAAAAATGAAAGTCATCCATTACCACCCACCCCCTTTCCAACACACACACTTCATAAAACACAACTAGTTGTTTGTCGGTAGAACCTTACATCTGCCTGACAAATTTGAAAATGGATCACAATGATGTACCGGTAATATCTACAGTACATTCAGCTTTATATGTGACACACACGGACAACTGTACTTTTAGATAGTTCCCTCTTGCAGCCTTTGCTTTTTACCTCTTCATAGCTTCGATCCCAGCATCCATTGCATCTGCCCAGGCCTCAGCTCCAGATTTATTCTCCAAAGGCCTAGCTGCAGCTGTTAGGAATAGACTAtagagctaaaagaaaaaaagtgcacatatGTAGGTTGACATctacatgtataataaatatagaatttcACATCTTCAATATAGAAAATTGGTATTCAATGAGTTACTAGTttataaaactacatttatttgtTGTGGAATCATAAACACTTATGGTAAGGAAACAAACAAAGTAGAGCGTTATCATTGTTATTTTCTAATGTTTGTAAGTGAAGGATTGAACCTAACTCTACTTTTCACAATACAGTGCATAGCTATCATACTGTGCACCATTCATCACACTCTGGTGCTGGTATATCTGAGGGAGACCTGTATTCCTGTGTAAGCTCTGAACCAGTGTACAGAattgacattttttgttgttttgttttttgcttcttgCTAACTCACTTATGTCACCAATAAGGTCTGCCATACTCTTACTTTTCTACCCATTCTTTCAGTAAATAAGGCTGCCCATCAAACTTAATTTGGCTAGAAGCAGACTGGCCAAATATGACATCTACAtaaaaagtttggatttaaaCATAGCTTAAGCTCCACTGAACAAGTGGGGTTTCCTGTAGGTAACCCcttcttattcatttttttaatcatttgctcTGTTTGATTTACTCAGGTTGGTAACCCACTTTCATAAGGGGTTGCACTCAAAAAATACACAAGTTGTGCTATGTGTCCCATTTAAACACAAAAACTGTGGAGTcaattttttatcttaaaatagCACTATACATGGTACTAATGGGTATCGTTGTAAACGGTCCTTATTTAATATGCTCTTACCGCCCCAGATGTGCCCCCCATCTTCTCCAACAATACATGTGACAAAGCAGCAAGGAAGCGCGATGGCTGAGAGGGTATATTCCCACTGTCTATCCACTCATTGATGGCTGCAAAAATTCCACATTTTAGTATGCATAGCAAAGGCTAAGGTGTAGATTTATAGCAGTGTTTGTGACTTTAACTAAAAATTTAGTGCTGGTGAAACTTCAAAGTGCATAAGTTTTACATTTAAGCGATTTCCTTGTAGGTAATATTTAGTCATATCAGATCAGAGAGGATTTTAAAGCAATACCTACCCTGAGCTGCCCGAGCATGTGTGCTCCCACAATCTCCATCCCCCGCAGCACGGTCTAAATCATTTAGTTCATCCTTTAGCGCCATTAGAGAGTTGCATACACGTTTTAGCACGTGCTTGTAGACCTGCACATAAATTGCTGACAAAAATAATCAGTAGTTTAATAGCATTAAATTCACAATACCATGCTATTAAAGATACCATAAAAGCAAGATAAACAACATAAAGAGTCCAATGCAGAGGAAtatcaaaagctttttgtaaTAATCTGTGTTTTACTGGATCTTATTGCGTAACTTCACCTAAAACATttaggctacgtaaacacgttagatttttgtcgttggaaaggatccttcacgatcctttccaacaacaaaagatgaatgaacgagcgttgtacatacagcgccgttcttgCACATACATGACATTCCCTTCATCCCTGCATGGTCTATAAAGAAAGACAAAGATCCTAAACCCAGATAAAAACTAGGCTAAGATGTCAGCCCATAATCCAGACGAATGAGCAGGAGAATACTGCCTTCatcaggagaaagaaaaaaaaagagcaactGGGTATGAAGACACACCAtagaagtacaaaatactttccaTAAGGCTATACTATCTAATTTCCTGTACACCCTGCCTCTGGGgaactgaaatcccaagcagtgttatcagcctGCCCAATTCTTCTCTGTTGACTACAGAAAACCTCCTCCTACGTTGAGATTGTGAGAAGGAAGCGTGTTTTGCAGTTCTATCACACATtttgtcctatggtgacaacactgcccctcAATAGGACAGAGAGAGTGTTACTAGCAGACTTTCcctcattttttgtttgttatgacACCTGGCAGATGAACATGAACATggacacacacacaacaaaaaaattcagGCTGGAGATTAGGACATTTTCTGTACATACCTTGTATCTTTGTACCCCGGCTTCACCATGAATACCTACACAGACAATCAACAAAACCTAAGTCTGGAAAAATATAGaacaagcatgaaaaaaatacatttaaacaagtaattatattttatgaactGAAAAAAGCAGCTATTCGGTTGGAAACCAGGGACACTGCAAAAGTACTTTCCAAGTCTTTGGAACATCAGAAAATGGTTaggaactaaaataaatatgtaacattacTGCTATTTTTTTCCAGGTAGACTTAATTTACATTCAGTTTAGGATCAGGTTTCCAACAAATAACAagtccattatttttttataaaagaattaaaattctcaatatttttttttaaattccagaaagtaaaaagtttttaaatttaatggtACAGTGCAAAATAAATAGTTGTGCATGTTCCATCTTtttcagcaagtgtgaccacaaTAACTGTTCCTATCATTATTGattttgcagaaagaacaggttAACTCCTTGGCTCCTAAGAATGAGAATCTTGCCACACAAAGGCTTTtagcttagtctacacagaccctttccccagtgtttaacctgaggctttaaaagcccatgtttgaaattcccatgcaatCCAaggggctaatctacaccaggacgtttccctgaggcacgtttatgagcgtcaTAAGTCATATCATaagttgcttgcaacgtttaaaaaattaaaacgcagctttaatgctggaaaacgcccaaaatgGTGAGAAAAAGCGGGTAAAAgctcccattgatttcaatggtttTTTTTTCCAACGTTTTTCCGCgattataagcacttgaaacgtaaatgcttaaaaaatgtggtaaaacgCGGGAAAAACACGGTATaggcgttttccagtgttttaaaggcaagctttaaaatgcaaataaaagtgcatataaacgcagtaggaacatttacatgagtttttaaaaacgtccgtgtagacccagcctaaatcaGAGATCCAACATTTGTTTTGATGTAGTGCAcctctttaaacatttttcatacccGTAATATTTGCTCTTAGTTTTGCTCTTAGTTTATCACTAACAATGTTTATCCAGTCAGCAATCTCTATAAATAACATTTAGCAGTGCAAACCAACATGGGTGTTAAGACCATACACTGATCACCTGGCAAAGCATAATGGCTATTATATTCTTACCTAATCCCAATTCAAACTCATCTGCTGCAAGGTGAAAAGTTGGTCCTGATCCTGGAACACTGCATGGAGACAGACTGACACCCAGTGTACCTAAAACAACAGAGGCTTGATTAAAAAGCTGAACATTAATGAAAGATTACAAGTTTTTgatgtaaaatgttacaatacatattacattttttcctctaTAACATCCACTGCAATAAAAGAGACTGACAAGAAACAAAGTACAGTAAGAAATAATAGATAGGGGTAGGCAACAGGTAGACTGTGACAAGTAGATTTTTTATGTCCACCAATGTTTCGGACGCTGGCAGTTTGAAAGTCATAAGCACAATCAATGAAGGGGCAAGGCATAATGGGCAGTGACACTGCAGAGCTCATTCAGC
The genomic region above belongs to Pyxicephalus adspersus chromosome 9, UCB_Pads_2.0, whole genome shotgun sequence and contains:
- the TKFC gene encoding triokinase/FMN cyclase; translated protein: MPCCTTLGQSSSHVSVFSYSELGVKVCSNCCLANFVVSECELFLTSIHKYHPKLKDVGNMEVSKKLLNSVPGCVDDVLHGLASCNPDVKVLVCNQYLFNQASVVLGTLGVSLSPCSVPGSGPTFHLAADEFELGLGIHGEAGVQRYKVCTENVLISSLNFFVVCVSMFMFICQLSAIYVQVYKHVLKRVCNSLMALKDELNDLDRAAGDGDCGSTHARAAQAINEWIDSGNIPSQPSRFLAALSHVLLEKMGGTSGALYSLFLTAAARPLENKSGAEAWADAMDAGIEAMKRYGGADVGDRTMLDSLCAANSVLKSLKEPGSNVLEILGSGVKRASDAAEDTKHMTAGAGRASYIGSSTLNRPDPGAKAAAAILKAIWEGLKESV